In the Synergistaceae bacterium DZ-S4 genome, CAGGAGTCCCTTCTCCCTCAGTTTCATCAGGAGGGGAGACTCGATCAGCTTCAGTCTCCGTCTCATGTATATGGCCAGGAATATCGCCCCAAGACCGAAAATTAGCCCAGAAAACGTACCCCCGAATATGTCTGCTAAAATTCCGGCGGTAAGAGAGCCCAAGGGTCCTACTCCAACGCTGCCCACAGTATAAAGGCTCATCACGCGCCCCCTCTTGTCGTCCTCGATTATGCTCTGGATCAGAGTGTTGAAGCATACCGATCCGGTAGACATCCCGAAACCAAGTACCGTAAGGGCGGCGCAGGAGAGCTCAACAGACCTCGAGAGCGAGAATCCGGTAAGTCCGGCCCCAAATAGTCCTACGCTGTAAATTGCCCTTATATGGAGCTTGCTGAGCGGTACCAGGCTGGCCTGGTAGATCACACCTATTATCGCCCCGAGTCCGACAGAACCAAGAAAAAAACCAAGCGTTGACGCGTCGCTCTGAAAAACGTTTCTTGCAAAAAAAGGCAGGAGGGTCGCGTATGGATAGCAAAGGAAGAAAAAGGCTGCGGATGTGAGGATCATTCTTTTCAATGCGTTGAACCCCAACGTATATTCAAGACCTTCCCTGAAACCATGCCAGCCGCTCTTAGGAAGAGTCATATCAACTTTTTTGATCTTCAGGCGTGTAAGTGAAAATATTACCGCAAGGTA is a window encoding:
- a CDS encoding MFS transporter yields the protein MLSRIYSMKAFMALSAINFRIFIFGQSVSLIGTWMQRLAMSWLVLRLTGSAAGLGLVELSNQAPILVTGFFAGSILDRYDMKKILIITQILCMLQALSLAFLDFTGIIRYGQVLFLSFMLGLVSSIDLPARQASVVRMLDRPDQLNSALTINSTVFNLARLVGPAFAGFAIQAVGETMCFFLNGVAYLAVIFSLTRLKIKKVDMTLPKSGWHGFREGLEYTLGFNALKRMILTSAAFFFLCYPYATLLPFFARNVFQSDASTLGFFLGSVGLGAIIGVIYQASLVPLSKLHIRAIYSVGLFGAGLTGFSLSRSVELSCAALTVLGFGMSTGSVCFNTLIQSIIEDDKRGRVMSLYTVGSVGVGPLGSLTAGILADIFGGTFSGLIFGLGAIFLAIYMRRRLKLIESPLLMKLREKGLLDVV